One segment of Chionomys nivalis chromosome 1, mChiNiv1.1, whole genome shotgun sequence DNA contains the following:
- the Tmem213 gene encoding transmembrane protein 213, producing the protein MITFSRASSERDCIHHFLTGLTVCENTVCRYQDPGSPTRGTPCTNMAQTGVSLCSPGYLTSASQATLLFSLVLASFHLSCCTEASSGNSTLSIYHPDPGTLEQCANVDFCPLASLCCRASVDEYGWIAAAVGWSLWFLTLILLCVDKLMKLAPEEPKDLAA; encoded by the exons ATGATCACTTTCTCCAGAGCTTCGAGTGAGCGGGACTGCATCCATCACTTCCTTACTGGGCTGACTGTGTGTGAGAACACAGTGTGCAGATACCAG GACCCAGGGTCCCCAACCCGGGGCACCCCTTGTACCAACATGGCCCAGACAGGTGTCTCCCTCTGCAGCCCTGGGTACCTCACCTCTGCCTCGCAGGCCACCCTGCTCTTCAGCCTGGTCCTCGCCTCCTTCCACTTGTCCTGCTGTACAG AAGCTAGCAGCGGCAACTCAACCCTGAGTATATACCACCCAGACCCTGGGACCCTGGAGCAGTGTGCCA ATGTGGACTTCTGCCCACTAGCCTCGCTGTGCTGCCGAGCTTCAGTGGACGAGTACGGCTGGATTGCTGCGGCGGTCGGCTGGAGTCTCTGGTTCCTCACCCTCATCCTGCTGTGTGTGGACAAACTGATGAAACTAGCTCCAGAGGAGCCCAAAGACCTGGCAGCGTGA